TCTAGAAAAGCACAGCAAGAGGGGGGCAGCTGCAGTGTTTATTTGACAATCACATGCAGTGCTATACAATTCAGTCCCCCTGCTTGCTCACCTCCCTTCCTCCCAAATGCTGcccaacagctgctgctgctgcaacatCTGGAAATGAgtccttttatttaaaatggcCAACATAAGTTTCCAGGCCAGGGACTTGAGGGAAGGCAAGGGAAGAGGTGTCAGGCTCCATCACCTAGTGCAcatcctctgcagcctggggacGGAAGCAGTGCCCATCAGTCCGTGTGCCAGGGCACACCCTGGAGTCTCTGTGCTCTGGGCCCTCCACTACAGAATGTTCTTGGCAATGGCGTTCAGGGTCCTCACTTTGGCCACGTCTGCCACCTTTATGGAGTACTCGGGGGCAGAGAAGGACGCTCCCATGGCAACGTTCGGGTTTCTGTCAGGAAAACCAGTGATTAGTGGTGACCTGCTGGGGACACGGAGGAGTAAGATCCACCAAGAAAAACACCCCCATATTTCCCCTAGCTTCAGCACTGGCCAAAGATGGTGCCAGCCAAACCTAAGTTGGGACAGTAATAGAAAGAACAATAATCCAAAGAAGTGCAGACGTAGGGACAAATATAGCCCATTCCTCACTCGTATTTCAGAAGCACATCCCACTGGCTTGCCAAATCCTACATGTTTATGTTAAAAGTTTAAGGCAACTACACCACAATCCGCCTTCCCAAGTGCCCTCAGAACTCCTAGGGCACCAGTAGCAAGAGAAATGCCCCAAGGATCTGGTGCTGCATGGAACTCATGTCCACGTGAGGAGCACTGCTGGATTCATACACTGCAGAATATCAGGCACCATGATCccaaacagaaaagcacaaCTAGCACTCAGGAAGCCGTTTGAAATTAATGCCAGTTCTACAAACCCATGCTCACATTCATTAGCCTTTCCCTCACAGAGTTCtgctaaaaaataaacacaaataatCAGTTACCTGAACTTCATCCCTGAGTCCCGAGCTGAGCGAGCAGAGCAGTGAAACTCAGAAGCAGTGGAGCCTTCCAGAATCCTCTGCAGGTTGCGCTCCGTGATGCCACCTCCTGGTGGGAACAAGCCCGATGTCACACACCGAGCAATGACACTGTTCCAGACCTCACCACTAAGGGACAGGAGCCTCATACACCGAAGGGAAAAAACAGCCCTTGGGGCAACAGAGACATGGGCAAGTGAAAAGGGACGGGAGAAGCCTTGGCACATGCTCTCCCACAGATCTAGagctgtccccaaaccctgcagggagcaatagctgcagggctctgccctccccaaCAGGCTGCATGGCCTTTACTCACAccaggacaggagctgctcctcctgggcagcTGGCTCAGAAAGCCAGATCAGAAAGTGGATTCCAGGGCAAGGAATCCAGGGCAAGGAGGCTAGCCAGGAAAGGCTAAGGATTGCAGGACCTGGTACAGATGACAAAAAACATTACCTGGCACCACCACAATTCTGCCCTTTGCCTGAAAGAAAAGTAACATACATGTCAGTGATGTTATTGAGGACCACATCCACACGTGCGTTTGTGAGGCAGCAAAGAAACTTCACATGCAGCATCTTCCATAAGCTCATGGATGTCACCATGGTTTACAGTTTGTGTGCTCTCACCCATCTTTTTTGTACCattcatgttttaaaatgaaaagtggAAAAGAACTTGCAGTTACAGCTAAGACAACCTGTCACCATTCCCTCCTGCCTCACCTGTTGCCCTTTCCTGAAAGGAACTGTGAGACACTCAGCAGTGACCCCACTCTGCTCTTTGTGTGGGATCATCATGCCAGCTGTCTAAACCTTCTCCCATCACCCACCCCAAATCTGCAAGCAAGAACCCAACCAGGTTTTGCTGTGGGAGATTTCAGGGCCCAGCCTACATGGACTTGGGGAAACAGATTAAAGCCAAGCAAGAGAGGGAAGGCAAACAGTCCTTGACAGAATTCCCTTCCAGAAACGAGGGATACCAtaaagcagctgcctgcaggcagtgccaggatgCAGCCACAGTaacccagcagagcacagcaagcACTCACCTGTTCTGCAAGCCTCTTAATCAAGGACAATCCTTCCAGTGCTGAGCTGTCACAGCCACTCGTCAGCACCCTCTCAAAGCCCAGGGAAATCAGGGTCTCCAGTGCCACCAGAGGGTCATGCACCATGTCAAAGGCTGAGGGACCAGAACAGCAGCTCAGAAATCACTCAGTTCATTGTGCTCAAGCCCTGTCCCTCAGCCAGCTCCCCAAAGGCAGAGATAGGAAGGGTCCTGCTCACACCCTGGGTTCACAGCTCCTGACTGTAACACTCCCCTTGCAGAGTGCCAGGGCATACCCAGACACCTTCTCTCTCACAGGGCAATGAGACAGCTCCCAAACCTGAGCCCCCTGGACCTTTTCTCTTATGGGGAAtagcacagcctgcagagctctccctcTCCAAAGAGCAACCAAAGAAGATCAAGCTCAGCTCCCTCgcagcccctccctcccccagcagtgggacacacacagactggcccctgcccagggctgctgtccctgcagactCACCGCGGTGAAACGTGACGGGCAGGGGACGGCACACGGCTGCAAAAGAACACACGTGGTCAGTCCGGGCTGGAACAGAGTCCCTTGTGCTACAAGCAGAAACACACCTGAGAGGGCAAAGGCTTCTCAACCATTCCTAGGGAGCTCAGAGAGTCCCCATTCTTGCTGGGAACAATGCTGCTCATCCAAGCTTTTTCGTGGGGAAGAGTTCTTCTAACCTTTGAGAAGGCAACAAACCTTTGGTTTTATGGGTAACACCAAAATCCCCCATCCTATCTGGGACATGCAGAACCCTCATTCCCACCACAGATGTGTTTCTCAGCAGGAAGGAAGCAGGGAAGTTGTATCATCTAGCTGGGGAAAGGCCAGGACCATTGCTCTTTGGAAGCAGGGGAGCTGATTTTTGTGATTTCTTTCACTACCTACAATTTCTGCTCTCAGACCACAGCAAACTTCACCCGAGGTCCTCTACTTACTGAGAAAAGCTTATTTATTTCTACAGAAAGATATCCACCTACTCTCTGCTAAGTCCTGGCAAGACCCTTGTCCTTTGCTGCACTCCTTACAGCACATTCCCCTTCGTATGAGAGCCTCAGCACCACATCACCAGGGAAAGCCCCAGGCCTCTTCAGCTTTGGCCGTAGCTCCCAAAAAACATGCAGCAAGAAAGAGAATTTCCTTCTGCATGTTTGTGCCTGGGCTAACAGTCTCCCACTGCAGCTTTTCATGTGTTCACACCTCTCTCTTATaatcttttctccttctgtctgttaagagagaaaaatgaagatgaatTGCCAGCTACACACAAGGCCAAAGTCCAGGAGATACAGATCCTAGACACCTGCAGTAAGGACAtaaggaaaagaacaaaggacaaagaaaaatgcGAGAGAGAATTCAACAGGTTAAAGCAGCTCACCTAAGCCTTCCTACACTTTGCTATTATGTCCCAGGTGGCCTCAAACTCTGTGTGAATGGCTTGGAGCTGTGGCCCTCGGCCTGCAAAGTTTCTAAAGTACTTAATGTCTCACAGGTATGGCAGGACATGAAACCGAAAACGGTGGAAAGAGATGGCAAGACCGCAGACAGGATGCACAGACCCAAGACCTCTGTACATTTCTACGGCACCGGCCGGAGCAGCGCCACAGCCCCGCCAGGCCCAGAGCTCCGCCTGGCAGAGCTCGCCCTCACCCAGCAGCGCCGTGCAGAGCTCGGTGTCGATGCGCCCGTCCTCGGTGAGGGCCCCGAACACGAGCCCGTCAGCGCCGTGCAGCTTGGCCAGGCGGATGTCGGCCTTCATCACCTCCACCTCCCGGTCCGAGTAGAGGAAATCCCCGCCGCGGGGCCGGATCATGACGAACACCGGGACCCGCACGCACTGCTTCaccacctgcagcagccctgccgGCGGGACGGGGGCGGCTCAGCACCGGCCgggcgcggccgcggcgggAACCAGCGCGGGGAGACCGGCGGGGAAGGCGGCCCGGGGGCGGCCGCGGCTCACCCATGCTCGGGGTGGTCCCTCCTTCCACGAGGCCCGCGCACAGCTCGATCCGCCCGGCACCTGCGGAGAGGCGCGTCAGaaccggccccgccgcgctaCCGCCCCCTCCCGCGAGGCCCCCGGGCCTTACCTCCGCGCTCCGCGTTGACGGCGGACTCCACCGAGTCCACGCACACCTCCATGAGAAACCCATCGTCCATGCCTGCGGGGCGGGAGCAGCGCGGTCACCCCGGACCGCCCCATGGCGCCCTCCCGggccgcgccggccccgccgcgggccCGCCCCGCTTCCGCCTCAGGCCCCGCCCCCCTCCCGCGCTTCCGGACCCGCCCCCTCGCGGCCCGGGCCCGCGCCGCCCGTTGGCGCGAGGGCAGGCGCGCGGGCGGGCGGAGGCGCGGGACGCGAGCCGGGCGCGCCCACGCCGGCGCGCGGCGCGAGCAAGCCCCGCCCCTCGGGCGcctcggccccgcccccgccgccgcgcGGGCCCCGCCCCCGTCCCGCACGCGCCCTCAGCACCTGCGCTGGCGGCGCGCGGGGGTCGCTGCTCTGCGCTGCCGGTCACGCGCCGCGCGATCGTCATGGCGACGCCCGGGCGGGCCCGGAAGTGCTCGTCCCGCGCTTCCGGCGGCGACACTTCCGGCGTGGCTCGGGATGCTGCGAGCGGCGCGCGGCGGGGCCTGGCGGCTGCTGCGGGGGGGACCCGCACCGCCACCGCCGACACACGGCCGCCTGCCCCCGCCGCTCTGCCTCCCGCGCCGCCTGCTGCAGCAGGCGCCCCAGCCCGCCGCGCCAccaccgccgccgcccgccgTGGGGCGATGGCTGCTGGTCTGCAGCGGCGCCGTGGCCGGTGCCGTGGTGCTGGGCGGCGTTACCAGGTGAGCGCGGCACCCCTAGCCCCGCCGGCAGGGGCGCACAGCGGGGCCCTGGAGGCAGCCACCCGTGTGTGCCCTCCGGTCCGCGCCGCCGGTGACCCTCTGCGGTTGTCCGCACACCGAGAGCCTCTGAGAGCCCCTCCCATGCCTGCCCTTTTTGGCTGCAAGGGGCCGTGGTGGGATAGGGCTGGGAGTACCGCGGAGACCGTTCATGGTCTGTGGGTGCCACTGCGGGGCAGCTCTTACACATTTATCGTCATTTTAGGGATGGTCACTCACAGACTCTCTGATCTCCATCCTGTTTCTAGTTGAGGGCTTAAGGATTGTCTGAACAAGGGTTTTAAGATTTATCATAGAGCCACAGAGTATCCTGACATCGAAGTCCCAGCTCCTGGGTTGCTGTGCAGCCCACAGCTCTCACTTCAGTTCCGTAGATTTGCTGACTGCCAAGGAGTGAGTTGTACCTGTGGGTgtctctgctcccaggctgaCAGAATCAGGCCTTTCTATGGTCGACTGGCACCTGGTGAAGGAGATGAAACCCCCCCGAACGCAGCAGGAGTGGGAAGCCGAGTTCCAGAAGTACCAGCAGTTCCCAGAGTTTAAAATGTGAGTGTGCAAAACTGGAAGGAGGGTGGGCTGAGAGCATCCCTCCTGCGACTGAGCCACTCATCAACCCATGgtaaggaagaaaatgttttctgaagtcACTGGGAAGGCGCACAAAGCCTGCCTGGTGGTGGCTCCTCTGCTGTTCTCTGGGGAAGGCCATCCCATGCCGTGCAAAGTTCAGCGGGGGGCTGTGAAACAGTTGCTTTATTGTCCCTTAACAGCCTGAACCACGACATGACGCTGCCAGAGTTCAAGTTCATCTGGTACATGGAGTACTCTCACCGCATGTGGGGCCGTGCCGTGGGCCTGGCCtacctgctgcctgctgcctaCTTCTGGCACCGCGGCTGCCTCAGCCCGCCCCTCAAGGGCCGTGTGCTGGCACTCTGCGCGCTTGTCTGCTTCCAGGTGAGAGCCCTGACAGCCTCTGAGGCCACTGAGTGACCCCACAGATCATCCTGTTTTAGCCCCCTCTGAATATCACCAAGTGACCCCACAGATCATCCAGTTTTAGCCCCCTCTGAATGACCTTACAGATCATCCAGTGTTAGCCCTCCTCTGAATATCACCAAGTGACTCCACAGATCATCTAGTTTTAGCCCCCGAACCAGAAATATCTTTTACTGCACCGGTTTGCTCAGAGCTCCGTCCAATCTgaccagggatggggcacccgcaacttctctgggaaacctgttccagtgcccaccACCCTCACTATAGTGGATATTTTTGCCCCCAGCGAAGgagaggaatgatgaggaggactccattgatatcagaaggctaattgattactttattatactatattattctatactctattacattacatctaaactgaatgTGCCAGGCACCCAACTGCACACACTTGTGACTCTTGTGACTGTCAGCccacagtcctgacacacacacacacggccctgataggccaaggaaacaaaacaccatcactttgagtaaacaatctccatattgcattctacttttgcacaaacacaggcacaacaaatgagataagaattgtttttcctttctccgaggttcagagaatgtgaaacccagaaatattcttgggaaaaattgtgccttgcttttctctgtgaagagaaatgtggtgacGTCTCAcagcacagaatttttttcccaaatctaatctaaacctgccctctgtcagtttggTATCTTCTGATTCAGCATAACTAAGACAGTGGGATTCATGATGGCTTGGTGTCAGTGACACACCATGACAGTGTGTCAGTGCTGGTAGCTAGTTGAAAGTAGAGGAAACAAGTTGCTTTGCCCCTAATGTTTATCCCATTTTAGTGGTTGCTGCTGTCCTGTCTGGCCCTGAGCCCTCTCCTGTTTTGTTAGGGGCTGCTGGGATGGTACATGGTGAAGAGTGGTCTGGAAGAGAAGCCAGACTCGTACGACATCCCCCGGGTCAGTCAGTACCGTCTGGCAGCACACCTGGGCTCGGCACTGGTCCTGTACTCTGCCAGCCTGTGGACAgggctgtctctgctgcttccacaaCACAAGGTATGCAGTGGTGTGTCAGGGCAGCGTCAGTTCACAGGGCTGGGGTGTGATGTGAACGTAAGGAAAGGATGTGAAGGCTGATGGTGCCTCTCTTGTAGTCTCTGTTCCTGACTCTGATCTAATACTTACAGTGTTACAAACACCCATTCTGTAAACTTATGGTTATGGGACACTTGCTTTGGCTCGTGCTGTTTGGATCAAATTGATGAGTCTCAGAATTTGTGGAAGCTCAGCCAGGGGTGTGCCTGGCTGGGGTAAATTATTTATGCCAGTAACTGTCTAGGGGCCACTTCAGtttctgcacagagctggacTTGATTAACTGAAGCATGGCTGCTGTGTGGTGGTCTGTAAAATCCCCCTCTAAAATACAAGCCAACTCCTTGGCCTGTGTGTTTTGTGAAGGCTTTTCTTAGCTGCTGCCAACAACACTGGAAATGCCTtgattatttcttcttttctttttattttacagttgcCAGAAACCAAACAGCTCCTTCGCTTGAGACAATATGCTCACGGCACTACAGCTCTCATTTTTCTTACTGCTCTTTCAGGTAAAGCTCTTTCTGCTGTCCACTTTGTGACTCATTCCTctctgctggtttgtttttttcttctgttctgtgAGCAACCCCATCCATGCTCTGGGAAaactgctgctgtcagggaTCCTACAGTCAAGAACCTCCTCACTGGTCTTTCCTGGCCAGGTGGAGAGGCACCTTCCAGCCTTCCTGTGCTGTGTCATCTCTGTATATCTtgctaaaaaaaattcaggatcAAGCTGAGCTCTTGAATGAGAGCTGTGCAACCTGGAGTGACACCTTTGTCTACTCTGGTAGTCtcattttctgctctggaaTTACAGGTGCCtttgtggcagggctggatgctgGCCTTGTGTACAATTCCTTCCCCAAAATGGGGGAGCGCTGGATCCCAGATGATC
The nucleotide sequence above comes from Molothrus ater isolate BHLD 08-10-18 breed brown headed cowbird chromosome 8, BPBGC_Mater_1.1, whole genome shotgun sequence. Encoded proteins:
- the CUTC gene encoding copper homeostasis protein cutC homolog isoform X2, with translation MTIARRVTGSAEQRPPRAASAGMDDGFLMEVCVDSVESAVNAERGGLLQVVKQCVRVPVFVMIRPRGGDFLYSDREVEVMKADIRLAKLHGADGLVFGALTEDGRIDTELCTALLAVCRPLPVTFHRAFDMVHDPLVALETLISLGFERVLTSGCDSSALEGLSLIKRLAEQAKGRIVVVPGGGITERNLQRILEGSTASEFHCSARSARDSGMKFRNPNVAMGASFSAPEYSIKVADVAKVRTLNAIAKNIL
- the CUTC gene encoding copper homeostasis protein cutC homolog isoform X1 gives rise to the protein MTIARRVTGSAEQRPPRAASAGMDDGFLMEVCVDSVESAVNAERGGAGRIELCAGLVEGGTTPSMGLLQVVKQCVRVPVFVMIRPRGGDFLYSDREVEVMKADIRLAKLHGADGLVFGALTEDGRIDTELCTALLAVCRPLPVTFHRAFDMVHDPLVALETLISLGFERVLTSGCDSSALEGLSLIKRLAEQAKGRIVVVPGGGITERNLQRILEGSTASEFHCSARSARDSGMKFRNPNVAMGASFSAPEYSIKVADVAKVRTLNAIAKNIL
- the LOC118688547 gene encoding cytochrome c oxidase assembly protein COX15 homolog; the protein is MLRAARGGAWRLLRGGPAPPPPTHGRLPPPLCLPRRLLQQAPQPAAPPPPPPAVGRWLLVCSGAVAGAVVLGGVTRLTESGLSMVDWHLVKEMKPPRTQQEWEAEFQKYQQFPEFKILNHDMTLPEFKFIWYMEYSHRMWGRAVGLAYLLPAAYFWHRGCLSPPLKGRVLALCALVCFQGLLGWYMVKSGLEEKPDSYDIPRVSQYRLAAHLGSALVLYSASLWTGLSLLLPQHKLPETKQLLRLRQYAHGTTALIFLTALSGAFVAGLDAGLVYNSFPKMGERWIPDDLLAFSPVLRNIFENPTTVQFDHRILGIASITAVTALYFFSRKIPLPQRTRMAVTSLLAVACMQVGLGISTLLLYVPTPLAATHQSGSLALLSMALWLMSELRRVPK